In Actinomadura luteofluorescens, the sequence GCTGCGCGCGCGGGCCCGCGAGGACGGGCTGACCGACGTGGTGCTGCTCGGCGCCGGCGCCCCCGCCCGCGCCGCCGAGCTGATCGTCCGCGCCGGCGCCGCCGCGGACGGCGGCCGCGGTTCGCTGACGGTGCTGGACGGCCCGGACCCGGGGGCGCCCCTGCGCATCCGGCAGGACCCGGAGCGGCTGAACCGGACCGCGTTCGTGGTGACCGGCGACGACCCGGCGACCGAGGCGCTGCGCGAGGTGTTCGCGGAGGCGCTGCGGGAGGAGGGCCTGTCCCCCGACGGTATCGCGCGTCGGTTCGTCACGGTCGCCGAACCGGGCGCGGCCGCGGCCAAGCACGCGGCGGAGACCGGCCTCCCGCTGGTGGAGGCTCCGGCGCCCACCGCGTTCGGCGCGCTGTCCCCCTACGCGCTGGTTCCCGCCGCGCTCGCGGGCGCCGACATCGCCACGCTGCTGGAAGAGGCCACCGCCGTCCTGCCGTCGCTGACGCGGCCGGAGAACAACCCGGGGCTCGTGCTCGGCGCCATCCTCGGCGGCGCGGCCCGGGCCGGGCGGCGGACGGCCGTGCTCGGCGGCTACCCGGCGGCGCTGCCGGGCGTCGCCGGATGGGCGGCGCGGCTCCTGCGGGAGGCGGCCCGCGGCCGGCTGGCGCCGGTCGTCCAGGACGGGGGCATGCCGCTGCAGCCCGACGACGACCTGTTCCTGCTGACGTTCGACGGCCGCCCGCACCAGGACGACGCCACGATCGCCGGGCCGCTCGCCGCGCAGCTCGTCGTGTGGGAGTACGCCGCCGCCGTGGCGTCCTACCTGCTGGAGGCCGATCCCCTGGCGGCGGCGGAGCGGCCCGGCCCGATGACGCTGGACGACGGGACCGGCGAGCCGCTGTTCGCCGACGGCGACCCCGGGCGCGCGGTCGAGGCCCACACGACCGTCCCCGCGCTGGCCGGAGCGTCCGGGCTCGCCGCGCTGCTGGACGCGCTGGCCGGCCGGGTCGGGCCGGGCGAGCACCTCGCGCTCGTCGCCTACCTCGACCCGGACGAGGCCCGCGGGCAGGGCGCGCAGGTGCGGCGGCTCGCCGCGCTGCTCGCCGCCCGCTGCGGGCGGCCGGTGCGGGTGGACTGGGGCGCGCGGCCGCCCGCGAGCGGAAATGATCACCCGGACGGATGCGTTTACCTTCTGGTGACCGGGAACGTCGTCCGCGACGTCCCGGTCCCCGGCCGGCACCACAGGCTCGGCATGCTGCAGCTCGCGCGGGCGCTCGGAGACGCCCGCGACGCGCGCGCGGCGGGGCGCCCGGTGGTCCGGCTCCATTTGCAGAACCGCTGGGCGGGGCTGACCCGGCTGCTCGACGCCGCCAGAGGGGACATATGAGCGCTCACACACCGGGGACCGCCGGAGACTCTGGCCGGTCAGGGGGCGATTCCGAGTTGGGGCCCGCGATACGAGTTGGGGCAGGATGCTTGCAGCAGTAGTCGAAGAAGGCGCAGTGCGATCAGAGGGGGCCACGTGACCAACACAGCCAATCCGCTCCGCGACCCGCGGGACAAGCGCCTGCCGCGGGTGGCCGGGCCGTGCGTGCTCGTGCTGTTCGGGGTCACCGGGGACCTGTCGCGCAAGAAGCTCCTCCCGGCGATCTACGACCTGGCGAACCGAGGGCTGCTGCCGCCGGGCTTCTCCCTGGTGGGATTCGCGCGGCGCGACTGGGAGAACGAGGACTTCCGCCAGATCGCGTACGAGTCGGTGAAGGCCCACGCGCGGACCCCGTTCCGCGAGGACGTGTGGACGCACCTGATGGAGGGCATGCACTTCGTCCCCGGCGAGTTCAGCGACCCGGGCGCGTTCGACGCGCTGGCGATGGCGGTCAAGGAGCTGGACGAGAGCCGCGGCACGGGCGGCAACTACGCCTTCTACCTGTCGATCCCCCCGAAGTTCTTCCCGCAGGTGGTCGAGCAGCTGCAGCGCAGCGGCCTGGCCGACCGCGAGGAGGGCTCGTGGCGCCGGGTCGTCATCGAGAAGCCCTTCGGCCGCGACCTGAAGACCGCGGTGGAGCTGAACGACACCGTGCACCGCGTGTTCCCCGAGGAGGCGATCTTCCGGATCGACCACTACCTCGGCAAGGAGACGGTGCAGAACATCCTGGCGCTGCGGTTCGCCAACACGATGTTCGAGCCGATCTGGAACCGCTCGTTCGTCGACCACGTGCAGATCACGATGGCCGAGGACATCGGGATCGGCGGCCGGGCCGGATACTACGACGGCATCGGCGCCGCCCGCGACGTCATCCAGAACCACCTGCTGCAGCTGCTGGCGCTCACGGCGATGGAGGAGCCGACGTCGTTCAGCGCCGACGCCGTCCGCGCCGAGAAGGCCAAGATCCTTTCCGCGGTGCGGGTGCGGGGCGACCTGGCCCAGTCGACCGCCCGCGGGCAGTACGCGGCGGGCTGGCAGGGCGGCGTGAGCGTCCAGGGGTACCTGGAGGAGGAGGGCATCCCCGCCGACTCGCGCACCGAGACCTACGCGGCGGTCAAGCTGGAGATCGACAACCGCCGCTGGGCGGGTGTCCCGTTCTACCTGCGCACCGGCAAGCGGCTGAGCCGCCGGGTGACGGAGGTGGCGATGGTGTTCCAGCAGGCGCCGCACCTGCCGTTCTCGCACACCGACACCGAGGAGCTCGGGCAGAACGCCCTGGTGATGCGGGTGCAGCCGGACGAGGGCATCACGGTCCGGTTCGGCTCGAAGGTGCCCGGCACCTCGATGGAGATCCGCGACGTCAACATGGACTTCGCCTACGGCGAGTCGTTCACCGAGGCCTCGCCCGAGGCGTACGAGCGGCTGCTGCTGGACGTGCTGATCGGCGACCCCCCGCTGTTCCCCCGGCAGGAGGAGGTCGAGCTGTCCTGGAAGATCCTCGACCCGATCGAGGAGTACTGGGCGAGCCGCGGCGGCCTCGACCAGTACAAGTCCGGCGGCTACGGGCCCGACAGCGCCGACGAGCTGATGGCGCGGGACGGCCGAACCTGGAGGCGGCTCTAGATGAACATCGATCTGACCGGTACGACGACCCGCAAGATCCAGGACGCGCTGACGCAGTCCCGGCATCTGATGGGCGGCCCGGCCGTCGGCATGGTGCTCACACTGATCATCGTGACGGACGAGTCGGCGCAGTACGACGCGGTGCGCGCCGCGACCGAGGCGGCGCGCGAGCACCCCTGCCGGGTGCTGACCGTCATCTCGCGCGACCCGCGGGGCAGCTCCTCGCGGCTCGACGCCGAGATCCGGATGGGCGAGACGGGACCCGGTGAGACGGTGCTGCTGCGCATGTACGGGCCGCTCGCCGAGCACGCCGACTCCGTCGTCGTGCCGCTGCTGATGCCCGACACCCCGGTGGTGACGTGGTGGCCCGGCGGCAAGGTGCCGAAGGTGCCCGCCAAGGATCCGCTCGGCCGGCTGGCGCAGCGCCGGGTGACCGACGCGTACGCGGCGCGCGACCGGCTCGGCACCCTCGCCCAGCTCGCCGAGGGCTACCGGCCGGGCGACACCGACTTCACCTGGACCCGGCTGACCTCCTGGCGCTCGCTGCTGGCCGCGGCGCTCGACCAGGAGCACGACGAGATCACGGCCGGCGAGGTGATGGCCGAGCCGGACTCCCCGAGCGCGGAGCTGCTGGCCGCGTGGCTGTCGGTCCGGCTCGGCGTCCCGGTGGACCGGACGGTCTCCGAGGGCCCGGGCATCACCGGCGTCCGGCTGGCGACGACGAGCGGCGACCTCGTGATCGACCGCCCGGACGGGCGGGTCGCGACACTGAGCCGACCCGGCCAGCCCGACCGGCAGGTGTCGCTGATGCGGCGGCCGATGGCGGAGCTGCTGGCCGAGGAGCTGCGGCGCCTCGACCCCGACGAGGTCTACCGCGACGCCGCCGCCCGGTTCGCCAAGGACCTGGCGGGCGGGTCGCAGAAGCCCGGCGTGGCGAGCGAGCCGGTGTCGGCGACGTCCGACGCGGCCCAGACGGGCCCCGCCAAGAAGCAGGCCGGCTCCAGGCAGCCCGCGTCCGGGCGGGCGGAGTCGAAGCAGCCGTCCCGCAAGGGGCGCGGCAGGTCGGGGGACGCATGAGCTCCCCGACCGTCCTGGTCCACGACGACCAGGCCCTGCTCGCCGAGGCCGCCGCGGCCCGGCTGGTGACGCGGATCGCCGACGCCCAGGCGGCGCGCGGCACGGCGTCGGTCGTGCTGACCGGCGGCGGCGTCGGCACGGCGGTGCTCGCCGCGCTGGCCGCCACGGGCGTCCGCGACGC encodes:
- the zwf gene encoding glucose-6-phosphate dehydrogenase, whose protein sequence is MTNTANPLRDPRDKRLPRVAGPCVLVLFGVTGDLSRKKLLPAIYDLANRGLLPPGFSLVGFARRDWENEDFRQIAYESVKAHARTPFREDVWTHLMEGMHFVPGEFSDPGAFDALAMAVKELDESRGTGGNYAFYLSIPPKFFPQVVEQLQRSGLADREEGSWRRVVIEKPFGRDLKTAVELNDTVHRVFPEEAIFRIDHYLGKETVQNILALRFANTMFEPIWNRSFVDHVQITMAEDIGIGGRAGYYDGIGAARDVIQNHLLQLLALTAMEEPTSFSADAVRAEKAKILSAVRVRGDLAQSTARGQYAAGWQGGVSVQGYLEEEGIPADSRTETYAAVKLEIDNRRWAGVPFYLRTGKRLSRRVTEVAMVFQQAPHLPFSHTDTEELGQNALVMRVQPDEGITVRFGSKVPGTSMEIRDVNMDFAYGESFTEASPEAYERLLLDVLIGDPPLFPRQEEVELSWKILDPIEEYWASRGGLDQYKSGGYGPDSADELMARDGRTWRRL
- the opcA gene encoding glucose-6-phosphate dehydrogenase assembly protein OpcA, translated to MNIDLTGTTTRKIQDALTQSRHLMGGPAVGMVLTLIIVTDESAQYDAVRAATEAAREHPCRVLTVISRDPRGSSSRLDAEIRMGETGPGETVLLRMYGPLAEHADSVVVPLLMPDTPVVTWWPGGKVPKVPAKDPLGRLAQRRVTDAYAARDRLGTLAQLAEGYRPGDTDFTWTRLTSWRSLLAAALDQEHDEITAGEVMAEPDSPSAELLAAWLSVRLGVPVDRTVSEGPGITGVRLATTSGDLVIDRPDGRVATLSRPGQPDRQVSLMRRPMAELLAEELRRLDPDEVYRDAAARFAKDLAGGSQKPGVASEPVSATSDAAQTGPAKKQAGSRQPASGRAESKQPSRKGRGRSGDA